In a genomic window of Streptomyces pristinaespiralis:
- a CDS encoding 3'-5' exonuclease encodes MTHWYDGPLAAFDTETTGVDVEEDRIVSAAVVVQDSPGGRPRITRWLVNPGVPVPPGAIEVHGLTDDHLQRNGRWPAPVMEEIARSLAEQCAAGRPLVVMNAPFDLTLLDRELRRHRASSLSRYLDRSPLCVLDPRVLDKHLDRYRKGRRTLTDLCAQYEVVLDGAHDAAADALAALEVVRAVGRRFNARLERLSPAELHTLQAVWHAAQARGLQAWFARSGTPETVDPAWPLRPGLAAAA; translated from the coding sequence ATGACGCACTGGTATGACGGCCCGCTGGCCGCATTTGACACAGAGACAACCGGAGTGGACGTCGAGGAGGACCGCATCGTGTCCGCGGCGGTCGTGGTCCAGGATTCGCCCGGCGGGCGGCCGAGGATCACGCGCTGGCTGGTGAATCCCGGGGTGCCCGTGCCGCCGGGCGCCATCGAGGTGCACGGTCTGACCGACGACCACCTTCAGCGCAACGGCCGTTGGCCCGCGCCGGTGATGGAGGAGATAGCCAGGTCACTGGCCGAGCAGTGCGCGGCGGGCCGGCCGCTGGTGGTGATGAACGCGCCGTTCGACCTCACCCTGCTGGACCGGGAGTTGAGGCGGCATCGGGCGTCGTCGCTGAGCCGCTACCTGGACCGTTCGCCGCTGTGCGTGCTGGATCCGCGGGTGCTGGACAAGCATCTGGACCGCTACCGCAAGGGGCGGCGCACGCTCACGGACCTGTGCGCGCAGTACGAGGTGGTGCTCGACGGGGCGCACGACGCGGCGGCCGACGCGCTGGCGGCGCTGGAGGTCGTACGGGCGGTGGGGCGGCGCTTCAACGCCCGTCTGGAGCGGCTGTCGCCCGCGGAACTGCACACGCTCCAGGCGGTGTGGCACGCGGCTCAGGCACGCGGGCTCCAGGCGTGGTTCGCCCGCAGCGGTACGCCGGAGACGGTCGATCCCGCGTGGCCGCTGCGGCCGGGACTCGCTGCCGCGGCCTGA
- a CDS encoding DUF4365 domain-containing protein, giving the protein MALAQPEPGGLSPASGRRPQPQRTPPLRGALATTACMETLQVGYLHAVAAAAGCSLSQPFPDNGIDWHLSHSSAGHTVDDEVTIKVQLKCTYQIPPHPPGPAFSFTLDNDHLVKLARTPVSVHKILVVMLVPRTQDEWLRASHDRLDLRHCCYWTNLAGQAVTGRHRTTVRIPTSRIFDDRALCEIMTRVGAGGRP; this is encoded by the coding sequence ATGGCGCTCGCCCAGCCCGAGCCGGGAGGGCTGTCCCCCGCAAGCGGGAGGCGCCCCCAGCCCCAGCGGACGCCCCCGCTGCGCGGAGCACTCGCCACCACCGCCTGCATGGAGACGCTCCAGGTGGGTTATCTGCACGCCGTCGCGGCCGCGGCGGGGTGCTCGCTCTCCCAGCCGTTCCCGGACAACGGGATCGACTGGCACCTCAGCCACAGCTCGGCCGGCCACACGGTCGACGACGAAGTGACCATCAAGGTGCAGCTCAAGTGCACCTACCAGATCCCACCGCACCCGCCGGGGCCCGCGTTCTCCTTCACCCTCGACAACGATCACCTGGTGAAGCTGGCCCGCACCCCCGTCTCGGTGCACAAGATCCTGGTCGTGATGCTCGTCCCGAGGACCCAGGACGAATGGCTGCGGGCCAGTCACGACCGGCTCGACCTGAGGCACTGCTGCTACTGGACCAACCTGGCCGGCCAAGCAGTGACCGGCAGGCACCGGACCACCGTGCGCATCCCGACCTCGCGGATCTTCGACGACCGGGCGCTCTGCGAGATCATGACGCGCGTCGGGGCGGGAGGGAGACCCTGA
- the thrS gene encoding threonine--tRNA ligase, which produces MSDVRVIIQRDSEREERVVTTGTTAADLFPERTVVAARVGGELKDLSYEPKDGEEVEPVEISSEDGLNILRHSTAHVMAQAVQELFPEAKLGIGPPVKDGFYYDFDVEKPFHPDDLKAIEKKMQEIQKRGQRFSRRVVTDEAAREELADEPYKLELIGLKGSASSDDGADVEVGAGELTIYDNLDAKTGELCWKDLCRGPHLPTTRNIPAFKLMRNAAAYWRGSEKNPMLQRIYGTAWPSKEELKAHLEFLAEAEKRDHRKLGSELDLFSIPEQIGSGLAVFHPKGGIIRRVMEDYSRKRHEEEGYEFVYTPHATKGKLFETSGHLDWYADGMYPPMQLDEGVDYYLKPMNCPMHNLIFDARGRSYRELPLRLFEFGTVYRYEKSGVVHGLTRARGFTQDDAHIYCTKEQMADELDSTLTFVLNLLRDYGLTDFYLELSTKDPEKFVGSDEVWEEATETLRQVAEKQGLPLVPDPGGAAFYGPKISVQAKDAIGRTWQMSTVQLDFNLPERFDLEYTGPDGTKHRPVMIHRALFGSIERFFAVLLEHYAGAMPPWLAPVQAVGIPIGDAHVEYLQDFAADAKKKGLRVEVDSSSDRMQKKIRNQQKLKVPFMIIVGDDDMNAGTVSFRYRDGSQENGIPREDALAKIADVVERRVQV; this is translated from the coding sequence GTGTCAGACGTCCGTGTGATCATCCAACGCGATTCCGAGCGGGAAGAGCGCGTGGTGACGACGGGCACTACGGCCGCCGACCTCTTCCCCGAGCGCACCGTCGTCGCCGCCCGTGTGGGCGGCGAGCTGAAGGACCTCAGCTACGAGCCGAAGGACGGCGAGGAGGTCGAGCCCGTCGAGATCTCCTCCGAGGACGGCCTCAACATCCTGCGCCACTCCACCGCGCACGTCATGGCCCAGGCCGTGCAGGAGCTCTTCCCCGAGGCGAAGCTCGGCATCGGCCCGCCGGTCAAGGACGGCTTCTACTACGACTTCGACGTCGAGAAGCCCTTCCACCCCGATGACCTCAAGGCCATCGAGAAGAAGATGCAGGAGATCCAGAAGCGCGGCCAGCGCTTCTCGCGCCGCGTCGTCACCGACGAGGCGGCACGCGAGGAGCTCGCGGACGAGCCGTACAAGCTGGAGCTCATCGGCCTCAAGGGCTCCGCGTCCTCGGACGACGGCGCGGACGTGGAGGTCGGCGCGGGCGAGCTGACCATCTACGACAACCTGGACGCCAAGACCGGCGAGCTGTGCTGGAAGGACCTATGCCGCGGTCCGCACCTGCCGACCACCCGGAACATCCCGGCGTTCAAGCTGATGCGCAACGCCGCCGCGTACTGGCGCGGCAGCGAGAAGAACCCGATGCTCCAGCGCATCTACGGCACCGCCTGGCCGTCGAAGGAAGAGCTCAAGGCGCACCTCGAGTTCCTCGCGGAGGCGGAGAAGCGCGACCACCGCAAGCTGGGCAGCGAGCTCGACCTCTTCTCCATCCCCGAGCAGATCGGCTCCGGCCTCGCCGTCTTCCACCCCAAGGGCGGCATCATCCGCCGGGTCATGGAGGACTACAGCCGCAAGCGGCACGAGGAGGAGGGCTACGAGTTCGTCTACACCCCCCATGCCACCAAGGGGAAGCTCTTCGAGACCTCGGGCCACCTGGACTGGTACGCCGACGGCATGTACCCGCCCATGCAGCTCGACGAGGGCGTGGACTACTACCTCAAGCCCATGAACTGCCCGATGCACAACCTGATCTTCGACGCGCGCGGGCGTTCGTACCGTGAACTGCCGCTGCGTCTCTTCGAGTTCGGGACCGTGTACCGGTACGAGAAATCGGGCGTCGTGCACGGCCTCACCCGTGCCCGAGGTTTCACCCAGGACGACGCGCACATCTACTGCACCAAGGAGCAGATGGCGGACGAGCTCGACTCGACGCTGACCTTCGTGCTGAACCTGCTGCGCGACTACGGTCTGACCGACTTCTACCTGGAGCTGTCCACCAAGGACCCGGAGAAGTTCGTCGGCTCTGACGAGGTCTGGGAGGAGGCCACGGAGACGCTGCGGCAGGTGGCGGAGAAGCAGGGCCTCCCGCTGGTCCCGGACCCGGGCGGCGCCGCGTTCTACGGGCCGAAGATCTCCGTCCAGGCCAAGGACGCCATCGGCCGGACCTGGCAGATGTCGACGGTGCAGCTCGACTTCAACCTGCCGGAGCGCTTCGACCTGGAGTACACCGGCCCCGACGGCACCAAGCACCGCCCGGTGATGATCCACCGCGCGCTGTTCGGTTCGATCGAGCGGTTCTTCGCCGTGCTGCTGGAGCACTACGCGGGCGCGATGCCGCCGTGGCTGGCCCCGGTGCAGGCGGTCGGCATCCCGATCGGCGACGCGCACGTCGAGTACCTGCAGGACTTCGCGGCGGATGCGAAGAAGAAGGGCCTGCGGGTCGAGGTGGACTCCTCCTCCGACCGGATGCAGAAGAAGATCCGCAACCAGCAGAAGCTGAAGGTCCCGTTCATGATCATCGTCGGTGACGACGACATGAACGCCGGCACGGTCTCCTTCCGCTACCGCGACGGCTCGCAGGAGAACGGCATCCCGCGCGAGGACGCCCTGGCGAAGATCGCCGACGTGGTGGAGCGCCGGGTCCAGGTCTGA
- a CDS encoding HIT family protein — protein MLARMTTEQPEQQIGVGTPDAFQRLWTPHRMAYIQGQDKPTGPGSGDGCPFCSIPSKSDEDGLVIARGERVYAVLNLYPYNGGHLMVVPFRHVADYTELDDAETAELAKLTKQAMTALRAASGAHGFNIGLNQGSAAGAGIAAHLHQHIVPRWGGDTNFMPVIGNTKVLPQLLGDTRRMLAEHWPKG, from the coding sequence ATGCTGGCCCGCATGACGACAGAGCAGCCGGAGCAGCAGATCGGAGTCGGGACGCCTGACGCGTTCCAGCGACTGTGGACGCCCCACCGGATGGCGTACATCCAGGGCCAGGACAAGCCCACGGGCCCCGGCTCGGGGGACGGCTGCCCGTTCTGCTCGATCCCGTCCAAGAGCGACGAGGACGGCCTGGTCATCGCCCGTGGTGAGCGGGTGTACGCCGTGCTCAACCTCTACCCGTACAACGGCGGGCACCTGATGGTGGTCCCGTTCCGTCATGTCGCCGACTACACGGAGCTGGACGACGCCGAAACCGCCGAGCTCGCCAAGCTGACGAAGCAGGCGATGACCGCGCTGCGCGCGGCGTCCGGCGCCCACGGGTTCAACATCGGCCTGAACCAGGGCTCGGCGGCGGGCGCCGGTATCGCCGCCCATCTGCACCAGCACATCGTGCCCCGCTGGGGCGGCGACACCAATTTCATGCCCGTCATCGGCAACACCAAGGTGCTGCCCCAGCTGCTCGGCGACACCCGCAGGATGCTCGCCGAGCACTGGCCGAAGGGCTGA
- a CDS encoding elongation factor G-like protein EF-G2, whose protein sequence is MGDKAHAHHPGAAGRAVTADRPASVRNVVLVGHSGSGKTTLVEALALTAGAVNRAGRVEDGTTVADHDEIEHRQQRSVQLSLVPLEWGGCKINLLDTPGYADFVGELRAGLRAADAALFVVSAAQEAEAVAGATRMVWEECAAVGMPRAIVVTHLETARTGFDELTAVCAGLFGGDDPDAVLPLYLPQYGPQHADGHAPVTGLVGLLTQKIFDYSSGERKENPPDEEQTPLIEEARGRLIEGIIAESEDETLMDRYLGGEEIDLKTLIDDLEKAVARGTFHPVLAAAPAVNGAKHGLGTVELLDLITGGFPTPLEPEPPTVTTPDGAPGPRITCDPNGPLVAEVVKTASDPYVGRISLVRVFSGTLRPDDTVHVSGHGLADRGHEDHDVDERVGALSAPFGKQQRPLPHAIAGDMACVAKLSRAETGDTLSAKDRPLLMEPWAMPDPLLPLAISAHSKADEDKLSQGLSRLVAEDPTMRLEQNQDTHQVVLWCLGEAHADVALERLRNRYGVQVDVVPYKVSLRETFNDSSAGRGRHVKQSGGHGQYAICEIDVDPLPPGSGIEFVDKVVGGAVPRQFIPSVEKGVRAQAARGVAAGYPLVDVRITLRDGKAHSVDSSDAAFQTAGALALREAAADTRINLLEPVAELQVLVSDEYVGPVMSDLSGRRGRVIGTEQTAGSRTLVRAEVPELEIGRYAVDLRSISHGTGRFSRRYARHEPMPQQVADKVRGASNGG, encoded by the coding sequence ATGGGCGACAAGGCGCACGCACACCACCCCGGGGCCGCCGGCAGAGCAGTAACGGCCGACCGCCCCGCATCCGTACGGAATGTGGTGCTGGTCGGCCACAGCGGATCAGGCAAGACGACCCTGGTGGAAGCGCTGGCGCTGACCGCGGGAGCGGTCAACCGCGCCGGCCGGGTCGAGGACGGTACGACCGTCGCCGACCACGACGAGATCGAACACCGCCAGCAACGCTCCGTACAGCTCTCGCTCGTCCCCCTCGAATGGGGCGGGTGCAAGATCAACCTGTTGGACACCCCCGGATACGCCGACTTCGTCGGCGAGCTGCGGGCCGGTCTGCGGGCCGCGGACGCGGCCCTCTTCGTCGTCTCCGCGGCGCAGGAGGCGGAGGCCGTGGCCGGCGCGACCCGCATGGTCTGGGAGGAGTGCGCCGCGGTCGGCATGCCACGCGCGATCGTCGTGACGCACCTGGAGACCGCGCGGACCGGCTTCGACGAGCTCACCGCCGTCTGCGCCGGCCTCTTCGGCGGCGACGACCCCGACGCCGTACTGCCGCTGTACCTGCCGCAGTACGGACCCCAGCACGCGGACGGGCACGCGCCCGTCACCGGCCTGGTCGGCCTGCTCACGCAGAAGATCTTCGACTACTCGTCCGGGGAGCGGAAGGAGAACCCGCCGGACGAGGAGCAGACACCGCTGATCGAGGAGGCCCGTGGCCGCCTGATCGAAGGGATCATCGCCGAGAGCGAGGACGAGACCCTCATGGACCGCTATCTCGGCGGTGAGGAGATCGACCTCAAGACGCTCATCGACGACCTGGAGAAGGCCGTGGCACGCGGCACCTTCCACCCCGTCCTCGCCGCCGCTCCCGCCGTGAACGGCGCCAAGCACGGCCTCGGGACCGTCGAACTGCTCGACCTGATCACCGGCGGCTTCCCCACGCCCCTCGAACCGGAACCGCCGACGGTCACCACCCCCGACGGCGCACCGGGGCCGCGGATCACCTGCGATCCGAACGGTCCGCTCGTCGCCGAGGTCGTCAAGACCGCATCCGACCCCTACGTGGGGCGGATATCGCTCGTCCGCGTCTTCTCCGGCACGCTGCGGCCCGACGACACGGTCCATGTGTCGGGGCACGGGCTCGCCGACCGCGGCCACGAGGACCACGACGTGGACGAACGCGTCGGCGCCCTGTCCGCCCCCTTCGGCAAACAGCAGCGCCCCCTCCCCCACGCCATCGCCGGGGACATGGCCTGCGTCGCGAAACTGTCCCGCGCGGAGACCGGAGACACGCTCTCCGCCAAGGACCGGCCGCTTCTCATGGAGCCGTGGGCGATGCCCGACCCGCTGCTCCCGCTGGCCATCTCGGCCCACAGCAAGGCGGACGAGGACAAACTCTCGCAAGGGCTCTCACGCCTCGTCGCGGAGGACCCGACGATGCGGCTCGAGCAGAACCAGGACACCCACCAGGTCGTCCTGTGGTGCCTCGGTGAGGCGCACGCCGACGTCGCCCTCGAACGGCTCCGCAACCGCTACGGCGTGCAGGTCGACGTCGTCCCGTACAAGGTGTCGCTCCGGGAGACGTTCAACGACAGCTCCGCGGGCCGCGGCCGCCACGTCAAGCAGTCCGGCGGACACGGCCAGTACGCGATCTGCGAGATCGACGTCGACCCGCTGCCCCCGGGCTCGGGGATCGAGTTCGTCGACAAGGTCGTCGGCGGCGCGGTGCCACGCCAGTTCATCCCCTCGGTCGAGAAGGGCGTACGCGCCCAGGCGGCCCGCGGTGTCGCCGCCGGCTATCCCCTGGTCGACGTGCGGATCACCCTGCGCGACGGCAAGGCACACTCCGTCGACTCCTCCGACGCCGCCTTCCAGACGGCCGGAGCCCTCGCCCTGCGCGAGGCCGCCGCGGACACCCGCATCAACCTGCTCGAACCGGTCGCGGAACTGCAGGTCCTCGTCTCCGACGAATACGTCGGACCGGTCATGAGCGACCTGTCCGGCCGCCGCGGCAGAGTCATCGGCACGGAACAGACCGCCGGTTCCCGCACCCTCGTACGGGCCGAGGTGCCGGAACTCGAGATCGGGAGATACGCCGTGGACCTCCGCTCCATCTCCCACGGCACCGGCCGGTTCAGCCGCCGCTACGCCCGGCACGAACCGATGCCCCAGCAGGTCGCCGACAAGGTACGCGGAGCGTCGAACGGCGGCTGA
- the pgsA gene encoding phosphatidylinositol phosphate synthase: MLNKYARAFFTRVLTPFAAFLLRRGVSPDAVTLIGTAGVMAGALVFFPRGEFFWGTIVITLFVFSDLVDGNMARQAGISSRWGAFLDSTLDRVADGAIFGGFALWYAGRGDDNVLCAVAIFCLASGQVVSYTKARGESIGLPVAVNGLVERAERLVISLVAAGLAGLHGFGVPGIDILLPIALWIVAVGSLVTLGQRVVTVRRESAEADAAAAQGSGAEAS; this comes from the coding sequence ATGCTGAACAAGTACGCGCGTGCATTCTTCACGCGTGTCCTCACACCGTTCGCCGCGTTTCTGCTCCGCCGCGGGGTCAGCCCCGACGCGGTGACTCTCATCGGCACGGCCGGAGTGATGGCGGGAGCGCTGGTCTTCTTCCCCCGTGGTGAATTCTTCTGGGGCACGATCGTCATCACCCTGTTCGTCTTCTCCGACCTGGTCGACGGCAACATGGCACGCCAGGCGGGGATTTCGAGCCGGTGGGGCGCCTTCCTCGACTCGACGCTGGACCGGGTCGCCGACGGGGCGATCTTCGGCGGCTTCGCGCTCTGGTACGCCGGGCGCGGCGACGACAACGTGCTGTGCGCGGTGGCCATCTTCTGCCTGGCCAGCGGCCAGGTGGTGTCGTACACCAAGGCTCGCGGAGAATCGATCGGCCTCCCCGTGGCCGTCAACGGGCTCGTGGAGCGCGCGGAGCGGCTGGTGATCTCGCTGGTCGCCGCGGGCCTCGCGGGCCTGCACGGCTTCGGCGTCCCCGGCATCGACATCCTGCTGCCGATCGCGCTGTGGATCGTCGCGGTGGGGAGCCTGGTGACGCTCGGGCAGCGGGTCGTGACCGTGCGGCGCGAGTCGGCCGAGGCCGACGCCGCGGCGGCGCAGGGCAGCGGGGCGGAGGCGTCATGA
- a CDS encoding phosphatidylinositol mannoside acyltransferase, producing the protein MRDRLTDALYGLGWSAVKKMPEPMAARLGRTIADTAWKRRGKGVLRLEANLARVVPDATPERLTELSKAGMRSYMRYWMESFRLPTWSRERVARNVSIHDVHHLTDGLASGRGVILALPHLANWDLAGVWVTRTLGVPFTTVAERLRPESLYDRFVAYRESLGMEVLPHSGGAAFGILARRLRAGGLVCLVADRDLSASGVEVKYFGETARMPAGPALLAQQTGALLLPVTLWYGEEPEMHGRVHAPVEVPETGTRAEKTSSMTQALADAYATGIAEHPEDWHMLQKLWLADLEERRA; encoded by the coding sequence ATGCGGGACAGGCTGACGGACGCCCTGTACGGGCTCGGCTGGAGCGCCGTCAAGAAGATGCCGGAGCCGATGGCCGCCCGCCTCGGCCGCACCATCGCGGACACCGCGTGGAAGCGGCGTGGCAAGGGCGTGCTGCGACTCGAGGCCAACCTCGCGCGGGTCGTGCCCGACGCCACCCCCGAGCGGCTCACGGAGCTGTCCAAGGCCGGCATGCGCTCGTACATGCGCTACTGGATGGAATCCTTCCGCCTGCCCACCTGGAGCAGGGAACGCGTCGCACGCAACGTCTCGATCCACGACGTGCACCACCTGACCGACGGCCTCGCCTCCGGCCGGGGCGTCATCCTGGCGCTGCCGCACCTGGCCAACTGGGACCTCGCCGGAGTCTGGGTGACCAGGACCCTCGGGGTGCCCTTCACCACGGTCGCCGAACGCCTGCGCCCCGAGTCGCTGTACGACCGGTTCGTCGCCTACCGCGAGAGCCTCGGCATGGAGGTGCTGCCGCACTCCGGCGGCGCGGCCTTCGGCATCCTCGCGCGCCGGCTGCGCGCCGGCGGCCTCGTGTGCCTGGTCGCCGACCGCGACCTGTCCGCGTCCGGGGTCGAGGTCAAGTACTTCGGCGAGACGGCACGCATGCCCGCCGGACCGGCGCTGCTCGCACAGCAGACCGGGGCGCTGCTGCTGCCGGTGACGCTCTGGTACGGCGAGGAGCCCGAGATGCACGGACGGGTCCACGCTCCCGTCGAGGTACCCGAGACAGGTACGCGCGCCGAGAAGACGTCCTCCATGACACAGGCGCTGGCCGATGCCTACGCCACCGGCATCGCCGAACACCCGGAGGACTGGCACATGTTGCAGAAGCTGTGGCTCGCGGACCTCGAGGAGCGCCGGGCGTGA
- a CDS encoding glycosyltransferase family 4 protein, whose translation MKIGIVCPYSWDVPGGVQFHIRDLAEHLIRLGHDVSVLAPADDETPLPPYVVSAGRAVPVPYNGSVARLNFGFLSAARVRRWLHDGTFDVIHIHEPASPSLGLLSCWAAQGPIVATFHTSNPRSRAMIAAYPILQPALEKISARIAVSEYARRTLVEHLGGDAVVIPNGVDVGFFEKAEPKKEWQGNTIGFIGRIDEPRKGLPVLMKALPTILEQCPDTRLLVAGRGDEEEAVATLPAGMRSRVEFLGMVSDEDKARLLRSVDVYVAPNTGGESFGIILVEAMSAGAPVLAADLDAFAQVLDQGAAGQLFANEDADALAAAAVALLRDPERRAELRARGSAHVRRFDWSTVGADILAVYETVTDGAASVATDERTGLRARFGLAARD comes from the coding sequence GTGAAGATCGGCATCGTCTGCCCGTACTCCTGGGACGTACCCGGCGGTGTGCAGTTCCACATCCGTGACCTCGCAGAGCACCTGATCCGGCTCGGGCACGACGTGTCCGTGCTCGCACCCGCCGACGACGAGACACCGCTGCCGCCGTACGTCGTCTCGGCCGGACGGGCCGTGCCCGTCCCGTACAACGGCTCCGTGGCGCGGCTGAACTTCGGGTTCCTCTCCGCGGCCCGGGTACGGCGATGGCTGCACGACGGCACGTTCGACGTCATCCACATCCACGAGCCCGCGTCGCCCTCACTGGGGCTGCTCTCGTGCTGGGCGGCGCAGGGCCCCATCGTGGCCACGTTCCACACCTCGAACCCGCGCTCCCGCGCCATGATCGCCGCGTATCCGATCCTCCAGCCGGCGCTGGAGAAGATCAGCGCGCGCATCGCCGTCAGCGAGTACGCGCGGCGGACGCTCGTCGAGCACCTCGGCGGCGACGCCGTCGTCATCCCGAACGGCGTCGACGTCGGCTTCTTCGAGAAGGCCGAGCCGAAGAAGGAGTGGCAGGGGAACACGATCGGCTTCATCGGCCGCATCGACGAACCCCGCAAGGGGCTGCCCGTCCTGATGAAGGCACTCCCCACGATCCTGGAACAGTGCCCCGACACACGGCTGTTGGTCGCCGGGCGCGGCGACGAGGAAGAGGCCGTCGCGACGCTGCCGGCCGGCATGCGCTCCCGGGTCGAGTTCCTCGGCATGGTCAGCGACGAGGACAAGGCGCGGCTGCTGCGCAGCGTCGACGTGTACGTGGCGCCCAACACCGGCGGCGAGAGCTTCGGGATCATCCTCGTCGAGGCGATGTCGGCGGGCGCGCCCGTCCTCGCCGCCGACCTCGACGCCTTCGCGCAGGTCCTGGACCAGGGCGCCGCCGGCCAGCTCTTCGCCAACGAGGACGCGGACGCGCTCGCGGCGGCGGCGGTCGCGCTGCTTCGTGACCCGGAACGGCGGGCGGAACTGCGGGCACGGGGCAGCGCGCACGTGCGGCGTTTCGACTGGTCGACGGTCGGGGCGGACATCCTCGCGGTGTACGAGACCGTGACGGACGGTGCGGCGTCCGTGGCGACGGACGAACGCACGGGCCTCCGGGCCCGCTTCGGCCTGGCCGCCCGCGACTGA
- the pdxS gene encoding pyridoxal 5'-phosphate synthase lyase subunit PdxS, giving the protein MSTSPLPQTADSSAIGTSRVKRGMAEQLKGGVIMDVVNAEQAKIAEDAGAVAVMALERVPADIRKDGGVARMSDPNMIEEIIDAVSIPVMAKSRIGHFVEAQVLQSLGVDYIDESEVLTPADEVNHSDKWAFTTPFVCGATNLGEALRRIAEGAAMIRSKGEAGTGNVVEAVRHLRQIKNEIAKLRGFDNNELYAAAKELRAPYELVKEVSELGKLPVVLFSAGGVATPADAALMRQLGAEGVFVGSGIFKSGDPAKRAAAIVKATTFYDDPKIIADASRNLGEAMVGINCDTLPETERYANRGW; this is encoded by the coding sequence GTGTCCACCAGCCCCCTCCCGCAGACCGCTGACTCTTCGGCGATCGGCACCTCTCGCGTCAAGCGCGGCATGGCCGAGCAGCTCAAGGGCGGCGTGATCATGGACGTGGTCAACGCCGAGCAGGCGAAGATCGCCGAGGACGCCGGCGCCGTCGCCGTCATGGCCCTGGAGCGCGTGCCCGCCGACATCCGCAAGGACGGTGGCGTGGCCCGGATGTCCGACCCGAACATGATCGAGGAGATCATCGACGCGGTCTCCATCCCGGTCATGGCCAAGTCCCGCATCGGCCACTTCGTGGAGGCCCAGGTCCTCCAGTCGCTCGGTGTCGACTACATCGACGAGTCCGAGGTGCTGACCCCGGCCGACGAGGTCAACCACAGCGACAAGTGGGCGTTCACCACGCCGTTCGTGTGCGGCGCCACCAACCTCGGTGAGGCCCTGCGCCGCATCGCCGAGGGCGCGGCCATGATCCGCTCGAAGGGCGAGGCCGGCACGGGCAACGTCGTCGAGGCCGTCCGCCACCTGCGTCAGATCAAGAACGAGATCGCCAAGCTGCGCGGCTTCGACAACAACGAGCTGTACGCCGCCGCCAAGGAGCTCCGCGCCCCGTACGAGCTGGTCAAGGAGGTGTCCGAGCTCGGCAAGCTGCCGGTCGTGCTGTTCTCCGCCGGTGGCGTGGCCACCCCCGCGGACGCCGCGCTGATGCGCCAGCTCGGCGCCGAGGGCGTCTTCGTCGGCTCCGGCATCTTCAAGTCGGGCGACCCGGCCAAGCGTGCGGCGGCCATCGTGAAGGCCACCACCTTCTACGACGACCCGAAGATCATCGCGGACGCCTCCCGCAACCTGGGCGAGGCCATGGTCGGCATCAACTGCGACACCCTGCCCGAGACCGAGCGCTACGCCAACCGGGGCTGGTGA
- the pdxT gene encoding pyridoxal 5'-phosphate synthase glutaminase subunit PdxT — MTTPVIGVLALQGDVREHLIALAAADAVARPVRRPEELAEIDALVIPGGESTTISKLAVLFGLMEPLRERLRAGMPVYGTCAGLIMLADKILDPRSGQETFGGIDMIVRRNAFGRQNESFEAAVAIKGVEGDPVEGVFIRAPWVESVGAEVEVLAEHDGHIVAVRQGNALATSFHPELTGDHRVHALFVDMVRDNA, encoded by the coding sequence ATGACGACGCCCGTGATCGGTGTCCTGGCACTCCAGGGCGACGTCCGGGAGCACCTGATCGCCCTGGCCGCGGCGGACGCCGTGGCCAGGCCGGTCCGGCGCCCCGAGGAGCTGGCGGAGATCGACGCCCTGGTGATCCCGGGCGGCGAGTCCACCACCATCTCCAAGCTGGCCGTGCTGTTCGGTCTGATGGAGCCGCTGCGCGAGCGGCTGCGGGCGGGCATGCCGGTGTACGGCACCTGCGCCGGCCTGATCATGCTCGCCGACAAGATCCTCGACCCGCGGTCGGGTCAGGAGACGTTCGGCGGCATCGACATGATCGTCCGCCGCAACGCCTTCGGGCGTCAGAACGAGTCCTTCGAGGCCGCCGTCGCGATCAAGGGTGTGGAGGGCGACCCGGTCGAGGGCGTCTTCATCCGCGCCCCCTGGGTCGAGTCGGTCGGCGCGGAGGTGGAGGTGCTCGCGGAGCACGACGGACACATCGTGGCCGTACGCCAGGGCAATGCGCTGGCGACGTCCTTCCATCCCGAACTGACGGGCGACCACCGGGTGCACGCGCTTTTCGTGGACATGGTGCGCGATAACGCCTGA